The proteins below come from a single Streptomyces sp. B3I8 genomic window:
- a CDS encoding aspartate-semialdehyde dehydrogenase — MTPDPPRAPADPPRHGTGAVGAGARKPGAEKTGVHRPVLAVVGATGAVGGVMLRILSQRADIWGEIRLLASPRSAGRKLAVRGEETEVAVLDGAALTGVDIALFCVPEDVAREWAPVAAERGAVVVDNSAAFRADPDVPLVVPEVNAHTARVRPRGILASPGCTTLTMIVAMGALHAEFGLRELVVSSYQAVSGAGRAGVGTLREQLALVAGTELGTNPGDVRRAVGEGTGPFPEPVALNVVPWAGTFLEDGWSSEEAGLREETRKVLGLPQLPIAVTCVRVPVVTAHSLTVHAGFENEVTVDKAREILATAPGVVLCDDPGAGEFPTPADVVGTDPAWVGRVRRALDDPTALDFFVCADNLRKGGALNAVQIAELVAAGRV; from the coding sequence CGGCACCGGGGCCGTGGGGGCGGGTGCGCGGAAGCCGGGCGCGGAGAAGACCGGCGTGCACAGGCCCGTGCTGGCCGTCGTCGGCGCCACCGGCGCCGTCGGCGGTGTCATGCTCCGCATCCTCTCCCAGCGTGCCGACATCTGGGGCGAGATCCGCCTGCTCGCCTCCCCCCGCTCGGCCGGCCGCAAGCTGGCCGTCCGCGGCGAGGAGACCGAGGTGGCGGTGCTCGACGGGGCCGCCCTGACCGGCGTCGACATCGCGCTGTTCTGCGTGCCCGAGGACGTCGCCCGCGAGTGGGCCCCCGTCGCCGCCGAGCGGGGCGCCGTCGTCGTCGACAACTCCGCCGCCTTCCGCGCGGACCCCGACGTGCCGCTGGTCGTCCCCGAGGTCAACGCGCACACCGCGCGCGTGCGCCCGCGCGGCATCCTCGCCAGCCCCGGCTGCACCACGCTCACGATGATCGTGGCGATGGGCGCGCTGCACGCCGAGTTCGGCCTGCGCGAGCTGGTCGTCTCCTCGTACCAGGCGGTGAGCGGCGCCGGCCGCGCGGGCGTCGGGACGCTGCGCGAGCAGCTCGCCCTCGTCGCCGGTACGGAGCTGGGCACCAACCCGGGGGACGTGCGCCGGGCGGTGGGGGAGGGCACCGGCCCGTTCCCGGAGCCGGTCGCGCTCAACGTCGTGCCGTGGGCCGGGACGTTCCTGGAGGACGGCTGGTCCTCGGAGGAGGCCGGGCTGCGGGAGGAGACCCGCAAGGTGCTCGGCCTGCCGCAGCTGCCGATCGCGGTCACCTGCGTCCGCGTCCCCGTCGTCACCGCGCACTCCCTCACCGTTCACGCCGGCTTCGAGAACGAGGTCACGGTCGACAAGGCCCGGGAGATCCTGGCCACGGCTCCCGGCGTCGTCCTGTGCGACGACCCGGGCGCCGGGGAGTTCCCGACCCCGGCCGACGTGGTGGGCACGGACCCCGCGTGGGTGGGCCGGGTGCGCCGGGCGCTGGACGACCCCACGGCGCTCGACTTCTTCGTGTGCGCCGACAACCTCCGCAAGGGCGGCGCCCTCAACGCGGTGCAGATCGCCGAACTCGTCGCGGCGGGGCGGGTGTAG